The following are from one region of the Silene latifolia isolate original U9 population chromosome 9, ASM4854445v1, whole genome shotgun sequence genome:
- the LOC141600885 gene encoding uncharacterized protein LOC141600885, whose protein sequence is MNNIDDTNYNPKIKHKVATFFNYTPKHCIFILTIALTFFCFFQTPSLYRFSSIVSDHKTSNNNDIESKLRISVTFLPLKDLRYTKTALEGHTWFMSSMYDTHEEGEVQYQKFPSNASNDRILCIKGHDNHDGAWNYYALAWPNTLPNNATLLKGLTFVSYNHYNYDNIWHGLSSVFPFVAWHMKNECKKAPTRWVLYHRGELRTKMSLWLSLLLEATFGMPVKIEGFDGFEEDKPVCFEEAVVMRHNEGGMSRQRRMETYDYIRCKSRMFCNLTQVPTKVNEIGLTLFMRKGPRSFKNDSAVVDIFKHECHLFKGCQFIVALSTNLSFCDQVKLMSTTDVLISPHGAQLTNMFLMERNSSVMEFFPKGWLKLAGVGQYVYHWIASWSGMKHQGAYRDPNGDSCPYPEDDRRCMSIFKNGKIGHNKTYFKEWVRKVLNEMKMWKIELENGNKFKYRSTPCNCV, encoded by the exons ATGAATAATATTGACGACACAAATTATAATCCAAAAATAAAGCATAAGGTTGCAACGTTCTTTAATTACACACCGAAACACTGTATCTTCATCTTAACCATCGCTCTCACATTCTTCTGTTTCTTCCAAACCCCATCGCTTTATCGTTTTTCATCCATAGTATCTGATCATAAAACATCTAACAACAACGACATTGAATCAAAGCTACGTATTTCCGTAACATTTCTTCCCTTAAAAGACCTAAGATACACTAAAACAGCCCTCGAAGGTCACACATGGTTCATGAGTTCCATGTATGATACACATGAAGAAGGTGAAGTACAATACCAAAAGTTTCCTTCAAATGCATCAAATGATAGGATTTTATGCATTAAAGGGCATGATAATCATGATGGTGCATGGAATTACTATGCACTTGCATGGCCTAACACATTGCCAAATAATGCAACTCTTTTAAAGGGATTAACTTTTGTGTCTTATAATCATTATAATTATGACAATATATGGCATGGATTGTCAAGTGTATTTCCTTTTGTTGCATGGCACATGAAGAACGAGTGTAAGAAGGCTCCTACTAGATGGGTATTGTATCATCGGGGTGAGCTTAGGACTAAAATGAGCCTTTGGCTAAGTTTGCTCTTGGAGGCCACTTTCGGTATGCCCGTGAAGATTGAAGG GTTTGATGGTTTCGAAGAGGATAAACCGGTTTGCTTCGAAGAGGCCGTGGTGATGAGACACAATGAGGGAGGAATGTCAAGGCAAAGAAGAATGGAAACCTATGATTATATAAGGTGTAAGAGTAGGATGTTTTGCAACTTAACTCAAGTACCTACAAAAGTCAACGAAATTGGGTTGACCTTGTTCATGAGAAAAGGTCCTAGATCTTTCAAAAATGATTCAGCTGTTGTTGATATCTTTAAACATGAGTGTCACTTGTTTAAGGGATGTCAATTCATAGTTGCTCTTTCAACAAATCTCTCATTTTGTGATCAG GTTAAACTAATGAGTACAACGGATGTGTTGATTTCTCCACATGGTGCACAATTAACAAACATGTTCCTAATGGAGAGGAATAGTAGCGTAATGGAGTTCTTTCCAAAAGGGTGGCTTAAACTAGCGGGAGTAGGTCAATATGTGTACCATTGGATTGCTAGTTGGTCAGGGATGAAGCACCAAGGTGCGTACCGTGACCCGAATGGTGACTCGTGCCCGTACCCGGAAGATGATCGTCGATGCATGTCAATCTTTAAGAATGGCAAAATTGGACATAATAAAACCTATTTTAAGGAATGGGTTAGAAAGGTGTTGAATGAGATGAAGATGTGGAAGATAGAGCTAGAGAATGGTAACAAATTCAAATATAGGTCAACCCCTTGCAATTGTGTTTAG